TCGGGCGGCGAAGAACGGGTCAGTAATTTTTTACTTTGGCAATTGGCTTATACCGAATTTTTCTTTACCGATGTACTATGGCCGGAATTTGATCAAGCCATGATGCAAAAAGCCATTGATAGTTTTAAGAGTAGGCAGCGGCGATTTGGTCATACCGGCGAACAAGTCATTGATAAGCGCATTCTTTAGCCACTTTCCATAACCATAATAATTAAAAGTAAACTATGTTAGTACAACGCATTTTAACGGCATCGGTGTTAGCGGCTGTCGTCGTATTGGCGGTCTTGCAATTGCCTGCCATCTATTTTTCATTGTTTATCGCTATCGTTACCTTCGGCGCCGCTTGGGAATGGTTGTCACTGACCAATGTGGAAAAGCCGAGTAAAAAGATTTTGTTTTTTGTGGCGTTAATATTTCCGATGCTGGGCGTTACCTATTGGACGGTGTTTCTGGAATTATTGGGCGAAGCCATGGAGTGGCCGGAAGTCAAAGACTATTCCGACGCCCTGGAATGGCTGGTAATCGCACCGGTATTGTTTTGGATATTGGCTATGATAGTCATCAGGCAATCGGCTGCGCAATTATTGACCATGGAATTCAAGCCCCGTGTCAAAGCCTTTTTGGGCTGGCTGGCGTTGCTATCCGCCTGGATGTTCCTGAGCAAATTAAGAGCCTATTATGGTCCCGGCATGGTGCTGTACTTCCTGGTGTTAATTTGCGCGGCGGATATCAGCGCGTATTTTGTCGGAAAGAAATGGGGCAAGGATAAACTGGCGCCGGAAATCAGCCCCGGAAAAACCGTGCAAGGCATGTATGGCGCCCTGGCCGCGGCCGTGGTTTGCGCAATAGGCTTGCGCTTGTATTACGGTCTGGAAGCACTGCAATCCGAGGATGCGGCATTGGCTATTCTGATGACTATAGATTTACTGATACTCTCGGTTTTAACCGTATTGGTTTCCATATACGGCGATTTGTTTTTCAGTCTGATTAAACGGCAAAAAGGCGTTAAAGACAGTGGAAGCCTGCTGCCCGGTCACGGCGGTATTTTGGATAGAGTCGACAGCATCATTGCCGCCGCGCCATTTTTCTATGCCGGTATTGTACTGATCGGCCGGAGCGTATTCGCATGAAGGGTATTTGCATTCTCGGTGCCACCGGCTCGATCGGCGTTAGCACTCTCGACGTGGTAGCCCGCCACCCGGATCAATATCGAGTAGTCGCGTTGACTGCCAACGGCAATATCGATGTATTGTACGAACAATGCGTCGCGCACCGTCCCGAATATGCGGTAGTGGCAACCGAAAGCAAAGCCGAAGAGTTCAAGCAGCGGATAGCGGCGTCCCCGGTTGCGGATATTAAAGTTTTGGCGGGTGCCGAAGCGTTGGCCAAGGTGGCGACTTTGGAGAATGTCGATGCGGTGATGGCGGCGATAGTCGGTGCCGCCGGCTTATTGCCGACTTTAGCGGCAGCCAAAGCCGGTAAAACCGTGTTGCTGGCCAACAAGGAGGCGTTGGTGATGTCCGGGCAAATCTTCATGCAGGCCGTAAGCGATTCCGGTGCCGTATTGTTGCCGATAGACAGCGAACACAATGCCATTTTTCAATGCATGCCTGCCGGCTATACCCCCGGCCATACGGCCAAACAGGCCCGCCGAATTTTGTTGACGGCATCCGGCGGCCCTTTCCGGAAAACGCCGCTGGAAACCTTGCCCGACATGACTCCGGATCAAGCGGTAGCGCATCCGAAATGGGACATGGGGCGGAAAATTTCGGTGGATTCGGCCACCATGATGAATAAAGGTTTGGAGCTGATTGAAGCCTGCCTGCTGTTCAATATGGAACCCGATCAGATTCAGGTGGTGATTCATCCGCAAAGTATCATCCATTCCATGGTCGATTATGTCGACGGTTCGGTATTGGCGCAAATGGGCAACCCCGACATGCGTACCCCGATCGCCCACGCCATGGCTTGGCCGGAACGTTTCGATTCCGGTGTGACGCCTTTGGATATTTTCGAAGTGGCCCATATGGATTTCGAACGGCCCGATCTGCAGCGCTTTCCTTGTTTAAGGCTGGCGTATGAAGCGATCAAAGCCGGCGGCATCATGCCGACCGTATTAAATGCGGCCAATGAAATCGCCGTGGAAGCGTTTTTAAATGAAGAAGTGAAATTCACCGATATTGCCCTCATCATCGAACGCAGTATGGCCCAGTTTAAACCGGACAATGCCGATAGCTTGGAGCTGGTTCTACAAGCAGACCGACGAGCGCGGGATGTAGCCAAAACCGTTATCGGAAACTTGGCGGCCTGATGGAAACCCTGCATACCCTGTTTTACTTCACCGTAGCCATTGCGGTGCTAGTGGCATTTCATGAGCTCGGCCATTTTTGGGTGGCGCGGCTGACAGGGGTCAAGGTGATTCGGTTTTCGATCGGCTTCGGTAAAAAACTCTGGGCCTACCAAAAAAATCCCGCACAAACCGAGTTCGTAGTGTCGGCCATACCCTTGGGCGGTTACGTCAAGATGGTCGACGAAAGGGAAGGCGAGGTTGCCGCGGCGGATTTACCCTATGCTTTCAACCGGCAATCGGTAGGCGTCAGGACGGCCATAGTGGCCGCCGGACCGCTGTTTAATTTAATCCTGGCGGTGTTTTTGTTTTGGGTAGTCATGGTGGTGGGCGAAACCGGCCTAAAACCCATTCTGGGCCCAGTCGCGACCGGCACCCTGGCTGCGGAAGCGGGGTTTCAAGCGGGCGACCAAATTATCAGCGTCAACCAAAAACCCACGCCTACCTGGGCCATGGCCTTGGATGAGTTGTTTTCATCGGCTATCGACGGCCAACGAGACATTGTGGTCGATGTGATAACCCGCGACGACCAGAAGCAATTTCGCGCGCTGGTGCTGACCGATGACGATGTGCAAAGCCCGGAAGTGTTGAACGAACGCCTGGGTTTAAAGCCCTTCATACCGGTCATTAAGCCGATAATCGGAAAACTGATGGAAGACGGTCCCGCCAAACAAGCGGGCTTGCAAACCGGCGATTTGATACTACGTGCTGACGATCAACCGATTGAGGATTGGCAGCAATGGGTCGACTACATTCAAGCCAAGCCGGATGTCGAGATTAATGTCACGCTGGAACGCAAGGATGTTCAAACCCAGCTCAAATTAACACCGCGTAAAGAGGAGCTGCCGGACGGCAAAGTGGTCGGAAAAATCGGCGCCGGGGTGGAGATACCCGAGGCGATGATGCGCGATTTGCAGGTAGAGTATTCGCTACCGCCCCTTGAAGCCATTCCGGTTGCATTCGAAAAAACCTGGTTTTATTCGCTAAGCACCGTAAAAATGATAGGCAAAATGTTTGTCGGTTCAGCTTCGGTGAAAAATTTGAGCGGCCCGATCAGTATTGCCCAATACGCCGGCCAGTCGGCTGAAATGGGCTTTACCGCCTTCCTGAAGTTTTTAGGTTTAATCAGTGTCAGCCTGGGTGTTTTGAATCTTTTGCCGGTACCCGTGCTGGACGGTGGTCATTTGCTGTTTTATGCGGTGGAAGTCATTAAGGGCAGCCCTGTTTCGGATAGAGTGCAAATGGTTTTTCAACAGATGGGCATGCTGGTGTTAATGTCTTTAATGGCACTGGCACTGTTCTTGGATTTGGATCGTTTATTTCAATAGCACTGAACGAAATGTTCAGTTCAAAGTCCACCTCACTTTATCAAACCTCTAAATTGGTCATACCATGAAAAAAATCTCTGGAATTTTATTGTTTGCGGCCGCCATGCTGACGGTCAATAACGTTTCCGCGGACGAAGCGGCAATTAAAAAAGCCTTAGGCGAATTCATTCCGGGCGCGCAAGTCGACTCCGTTAAACCCAGTGAAGTGAAGGGCTTGTTCGAGGTGATCGCCGGCGGCAACATTTTCTATGCTTCGGAAGATGGTCGCTATTTGTTGCAAGGCCAGTTGTTCGATGCCGTCGAAAAGAAAAACATCACCGAGAGCAAGCTGGCGAACGTACGCAAAGCAGCCTTGGATAATGTCGGCGAGAAAAACATGATTATCTTCAAGCCGGCGGCCAGCAAACATGTGGTTTCCGTGTTTACCGACATCGATTGCGGTTATTGCCGCAAATTGCATTCTGAAATTGATCAATATCTGGCGAAGGGGATTACCGTGCGTTATCTGTTCTTCCCACGGGCCGGCAAGGGTTCCGAGTCTTACTCCAAAGCCGTATCGGTCTGGTGCGCTGCCGATAGGCAAAAGGCCTTAACTGACGCCAAAAAAGGCGATACCTTGGAATCCAAAACCTGCGACAACCCGGTCGATCAACATATGGCCTTGGGCGAGGCGTTCGGCATGAGCGGTACGCCGATGATCGTCACCGAGAAAGGTAATATTCTGCCGGGTTATGTGCCTGCGGTGCAGTTGGCAAAAATTTTGAGCAACGAATAATTGCGCTCTTAACAAGATTTATCTTTGCTAACGTTATAGGCATGTATGGGCGACATATTGCCGTCCATACATGCAAGCCGTAAAACGGCTTATTCAGTTACTGCCATTCTTTTAACATCTTCTTCAGTCGATACAACTCGTCCAGCGCCTGACGCGGACTGAGACTATCGGGATCGATTTCCTCCAGCAGTACTACCGCCGGATGGTATTCGCGACTGGTAAATAAATCCAACTGATTTACTTCATGATGGCTCTGTTGTTCTATATAAGCGGTATTTTCCAATTGCTGTAACTTGCTTTTGGCGTTGGCAATCACGCTTTGCGGTACACCCGCCAGTGCTGCCACCTGTAAGCCATAACTTTGGCTGGCGGGGCCGTCTTTGACAGCATGCAAAAATACGATTTTGTCGCCGTGTTCCATGGCATCCAGATGAATATTATGGATGCCGGCCTGCTCCTCGGCCAGTGTGGTCAGTTCGAAGTAATGGGTGGCAAACAGCGTGTATGCGCGGGTTTGCCGGGCCAGATAGTCCGCGCAGGCCCAGGCCAGCGAAAGCCCGTCGAAGGTGCTGGTGCCGCGGCCGATTTCGTCCATCAATATCAAACTGTTGCTGGTGGCGTTATGCAGGATGTTAGCGGTTTCCGACATCTCCACCATAAAGGTCGAGCGGCCACTGGACAAGTCGTCCGAAGCG
This sequence is a window from Methylomonas methanica MC09. Protein-coding genes within it:
- a CDS encoding phosphatidate cytidylyltransferase, coding for MLVQRILTASVLAAVVVLAVLQLPAIYFSLFIAIVTFGAAWEWLSLTNVEKPSKKILFFVALIFPMLGVTYWTVFLELLGEAMEWPEVKDYSDALEWLVIAPVLFWILAMIVIRQSAAQLLTMEFKPRVKAFLGWLALLSAWMFLSKLRAYYGPGMVLYFLVLICAADISAYFVGKKWGKDKLAPEISPGKTVQGMYGALAAAVVCAIGLRLYYGLEALQSEDAALAILMTIDLLILSVLTVLVSIYGDLFFSLIKRQKGVKDSGSLLPGHGGILDRVDSIIAAAPFFYAGIVLIGRSVFA
- the ispC gene encoding 1-deoxy-D-xylulose-5-phosphate reductoisomerase, with protein sequence MKGICILGATGSIGVSTLDVVARHPDQYRVVALTANGNIDVLYEQCVAHRPEYAVVATESKAEEFKQRIAASPVADIKVLAGAEALAKVATLENVDAVMAAIVGAAGLLPTLAAAKAGKTVLLANKEALVMSGQIFMQAVSDSGAVLLPIDSEHNAIFQCMPAGYTPGHTAKQARRILLTASGGPFRKTPLETLPDMTPDQAVAHPKWDMGRKISVDSATMMNKGLELIEACLLFNMEPDQIQVVIHPQSIIHSMVDYVDGSVLAQMGNPDMRTPIAHAMAWPERFDSGVTPLDIFEVAHMDFERPDLQRFPCLRLAYEAIKAGGIMPTVLNAANEIAVEAFLNEEVKFTDIALIIERSMAQFKPDNADSLELVLQADRRARDVAKTVIGNLAA
- the rseP gene encoding RIP metalloprotease RseP, with translation METLHTLFYFTVAIAVLVAFHELGHFWVARLTGVKVIRFSIGFGKKLWAYQKNPAQTEFVVSAIPLGGYVKMVDEREGEVAAADLPYAFNRQSVGVRTAIVAAGPLFNLILAVFLFWVVMVVGETGLKPILGPVATGTLAAEAGFQAGDQIISVNQKPTPTWAMALDELFSSAIDGQRDIVVDVITRDDQKQFRALVLTDDDVQSPEVLNERLGLKPFIPVIKPIIGKLMEDGPAKQAGLQTGDLILRADDQPIEDWQQWVDYIQAKPDVEINVTLERKDVQTQLKLTPRKEELPDGKVVGKIGAGVEIPEAMMRDLQVEYSLPPLEAIPVAFEKTWFYSLSTVKMIGKMFVGSASVKNLSGPISIAQYAGQSAEMGFTAFLKFLGLISVSLGVLNLLPVPVLDGGHLLFYAVEVIKGSPVSDRVQMVFQQMGMLVLMSLMALALFLDLDRLFQ
- a CDS encoding DsbC family protein, producing the protein MKKISGILLFAAAMLTVNNVSADEAAIKKALGEFIPGAQVDSVKPSEVKGLFEVIAGGNIFYASEDGRYLLQGQLFDAVEKKNITESKLANVRKAALDNVGEKNMIIFKPAASKHVVSVFTDIDCGYCRKLHSEIDQYLAKGITVRYLFFPRAGKGSESYSKAVSVWCAADRQKALTDAKKGDTLESKTCDNPVDQHMALGEAFGMSGTPMIVTEKGNILPGYVPAVQLAKILSNE